The Streptomyces sp. V4I8 genome includes the window CCAGCTCCCGCGCCTTGCCGATTCCTTCCTCGGCGGCCTCCGCCCAGTAGCCGACGACCCGCGGGCCGGGTTCCCCGGCGGCGAGCCGGAGCAGGCCGGTGAAGTCGTCCTCGGACGAGATGTCCGGCCCCCCGCATTCGTGGACGGTGCCGATCCCGAGGGAGGCTGCGTGGGCGAGGGCGGCGCGCTGGGCCTCGATGCGCTGGGCGGGGGTGAGGGCGGCCAGCGCGGTGGCTCGTACGGCATGGTGGGCGCCGGCGACGAGCGGGCCGTCGACCGCGCCGAGGTCGCCCGGCGTCATCTCCAGCAGGGCCGTCGTGACGACCGCCGAGTGGACGTCGATGCGCGAGAGGTAGAGGGGGCGGCCAGCGGCGGCCTCGTCGAGCTCGGCCCGCGTCGGGGGGCGGCCACCGGGCCAGCGGGCGGCGTCCCAGCCATGCCCGAGGAGGACACGGTCGTGCGGTCGGGCGGCGACGAACTCCCGCACGAGGGCGAGGGCGGCCTCCAGGGAAGGCGCACCGGACAGATCGAGCCCGGTGAGGGCGAGGCCCGTGGCGGTGGTGTGCACATGCGCGTCGGTGAACGCGGGCGTGACCAGAGCACCGTCCAGATCGACGACCTCCTCCACCCCGTCCGCGAAGGCATCAGCGGCCCCCTCGGACCCGACCCAGGCGACCTGCCCCCGCTCCACGACCATCGCGGTGGCGAAGGGATCGGCGGGGCTGTGGACCTCTCCACGACGGAGAAGAACGGTCTTCGGCTGGGCGGTGGGCTCACTCATGGAGACCAGTTTCCCGCCTCACCTCATGCACTCGGTACAGGGGGCGCCCTGAACGCCGCGAAAGGGGCGCGGGGCTGTGTCGATCTGCCGTCAAACCCTCGGTGGCCGCGCCTCGTACGGCGTGGACAACACCACGGTCGTCCGCGTGGAAACCCCCGCCAGCGACCGAAGCCGAGCCAGCAGCTCCTCCAGCTCGTGCGGGGTGGCCACCCGCACCTTGAGGATGTAGTTCTCGTCGCCCGCCACACTGTGACAGGCCTCGATCTCGGGCACCCCCGCAAGCCGGTCCGCGATGTCGTCCGGCGCACTCGGATCGAACGGCTTCACCGAGATGAAGGCGGTCATGGGCAGCCCCACGGCCTCCGGGTCCACCACCGCGGCATAGCCCCGGATGACACCACGCTGCTCCAGCCGCCGCACCCGCTGGTGCACGGCAGACGTGGACAGGCCCGTGGCCTTGCCCAGATCGGTGTAGCTCATCCGCCCGTCCTTGACGAGCAGCTGCACGATTTGTCGGTCCAGCTCCTCCATGGCGCAAGAACC containing:
- a CDS encoding Lrp/AsnC family transcriptional regulator, yielding MEELDRQIVQLLVKDGRMSYTDLGKATGLSTSAVHQRVRRLEQRGVIRGYAAVVDPEAVGLPMTAFISVKPFDPSAPDDIADRLAGVPEIEACHSVAGDENYILKVRVATPHELEELLARLRSLAGVSTRTTVVLSTPYEARPPRV